TTCCGGATTGAATGGATTGGGATAGTTTTGCGCCAGATGAAATTGCTCAGGCGTTTGTACCGGTTGGGTCTGTACGCCGGTTCCAGCCAGCTCGGTGATCTTGTGATATTTGTTGATGGCAAGATTTTTAAACACCTCCACATCTCCCCTGGGCCAGCGAATGACCAGCGAATCGATGCCGGTCGTCTGACCGATGCCGAAATGCACGTAATGATGCTGTTGTATCTTCCAGGTGGTTGCACTTTTTGTATAGCGAGTGTATTTTTTGCCGCCGGCGTAGAGCCACACCCAGGAGCCGAATGCGTCCTTGTTCGATTTGCTGCCCCACAGATCAAAGCCGATCCAGTTGTTGGCCGGTTCCGTGCCGAGATTACGATACAAAATGGCACCGTATTCAGCCGAAGAGATAAAGATATCCAATTTGCCGTCCATATTATAATCGATTAGCACAGATCCCTTACGATCACCGATTTTGGTAAAACCGACGTAACTACCGATATCGACAAAATACCGTTGGCCGGTTTCGTCCACATCGTTCAGCAGCAAGGCTTCCAGGTCCGTTCCCAACCAGTCATCGATCTGAACAAACACGTCCTCGTCGCCGTCGTTATCGAGGTCGCCTACATTGATGGCGCATTGATTATCCTGCAGAAACAGATCCAACCCGACCTCCTGGGTTGCATCGACGAAGGCGCCCCCTTCATTTTTAAACAGTTCGATGTGCACCCCGTCGCCTTCCGGCATATAATCCAGATCGCCGTCCAGATCGTAATCAAACCAGTCGGTGAATTGCAAGTCGACGTATTTAGGCGCCAGCCCGACGCTCTTGGCGACCTCGGTAAAATGTCCGTCATCGTTTCTAAACAAAAAAAAACCGGCGGAAATATCCGCATCGCCATCCATATCATAATCCACCCACTGCAATCGACCGGTGGTAAAGCCCTGATCGCCGATATGGTCCAGAGGCAACAGGTTGGTCAAGCCGACCTGATTGGCAATGTTGGTGAATTTAGTACCGTCGTTGCGATAAAAGATGTAACTTTTATTGGAGGTCTGGTTGACCACCGCATCCAGGTCTCCGTCGTTATCATAGTCGGTCCAGGCGCTCATCTCATAGCCATAAATGGAGACAAAACCCGGCACGCTGCTGGTGATGCCCATGGCCGCTGTGATATCGGTAAATACATTGTTGTCGTTGCGAAACAGAAAGAGCCTGTAATCGGTGCCGAACATAAGATCGCGATCGCCGTCATTGTCAAAATCGATGTAAATGGGGGAACGCAGGGCATTGCCATTTTTTTCCGCCTCCATTACCTGCGGCGAGGATGCGGAAATTTCTGTAAAAACGCCGTTATGGTTCAGATAGACTTGACTGGTCACGCCGCCGCGCCACTTTTGGTTGTTGATATCCGGCCAGCCGTTGCGATCGATATCCGCCGCGGTGCATCCCCAGCGGTCCATTGGGACAGGCGGAATGCCGATGGCGGAAATATCGACAGCGCTAAAGTGCGGCAGCGGCGCATCCTGAGCCGACGCGGCAGCGAACAGACCGGCGAGCAGTATCCACAGCGAAAATCGATAACGCATACAATCTCCCCAGCTTCTTTGAATGAACGGGAAACAGCTTGTGCGACCTTTGATCTTTCAAATGGAATCATA
Above is a genomic segment from bacterium containing:
- a CDS encoding T9SS type A sorting domain-containing protein; this translates as MRYRFSLWILLAGLFAAASAQDAPLPHFSAVDISAIGIPPVPMDRWGCTAADIDRNGWPDINNQKWRGGVTSQVYLNHNGVFTEISASSPQVMEAEKNGNALRSPIYIDFDNDGDRDLMFGTDYRLFLFRNDNNVFTDITAAMGITSSVPGFVSIYGYEMSAWTDYDNDGDLDAVVNQTSNKSYIFYRNDGTKFTNIANQVGLTNLLPLDHIGDQGFTTGRLQWVDYDMDGDADISAGFFLFRNDDGHFTEVAKSVGLAPKYVDLQFTDWFDYDLDGDLDYMPEGDGVHIELFKNEGGAFVDATQEVGLDLFLQDNQCAINVGDLDNDGDEDVFVQIDDWLGTDLEALLLNDVDETGQRYFVDIGSYVGFTKIGDRKGSVLIDYNMDGKLDIFISSAEYGAILYRNLGTEPANNWIGFDLWGSKSNKDAFGSWVWLYAGGKKYTRYTKSATTWKIQQHHYVHFGIGQTTGIDSLVIRWPRGDVEVFKNLAINKYHKITELAGTGVQTQPVQTPEQFHLAQNYPNPFNPETRIEYTLPATSEVLLEVFNMTGQKVATLVNENQAAGLHAIQWRGADEMEHILPSGLYLYKLSTPQASLTKKMLFVR